The Ferviditalea candida genome window below encodes:
- a CDS encoding tetratricopeptide repeat protein → MSRKEKGVNSELIALMTGAELLRDEAPTAAMLPGSAACIVARRIKKVAPAYKPNKQRLRCMRCGHAAVYDIGMTVFNGTGWEKTVENSDYLSNPDTDFDMRRNLIDNAQFTGYIRCVKCNGAGAWEFTSLLFTLGLMGGAMRAEEDRDAGFMLGKMQLYDGTSPQWMSEGEERFLERLKMDREDSHLWNKLGNLYYKGGRPEVAAAVFEHAVDIDASQVESHYSLADLLFQIGELELAAKHFRQALVHARVYTRLNALKLRVFLADSLCKLLDIHHETKEKVPFLPTEEELAVMKQLDETAAAKSHELHLYEFDLRSGDRESFLPVAEMYMGKLADDIPEHERKLRKHQSMQQLNEGKETAVLKDKSGYPDKGWGSERQPVIVKVRTEERAAQVARVCDHFNWHYIMGMELTEDLSDLKKAIKERFAPANVYDPCPCGSGAKYKFCCAKTMKSFDLNDYLKTFANEASL, encoded by the coding sequence ATGAGCCGAAAGGAAAAAGGAGTTAATTCAGAACTGATTGCCTTGATGACCGGGGCAGAACTGCTGAGAGATGAGGCGCCAACTGCAGCCATGCTGCCGGGAAGCGCAGCGTGTATAGTTGCCAGGCGAATCAAAAAAGTTGCGCCCGCCTATAAGCCGAATAAGCAGCGGCTGCGGTGCATGCGTTGCGGTCACGCTGCGGTATACGATATAGGCATGACCGTTTTTAACGGGACAGGCTGGGAAAAAACGGTTGAAAACAGCGATTATCTCTCCAATCCGGATACGGATTTCGATATGCGGCGGAACTTGATAGACAACGCGCAATTTACCGGTTATATTCGTTGCGTCAAGTGCAATGGAGCGGGGGCGTGGGAGTTCACCTCACTACTTTTTACACTGGGGCTTATGGGGGGCGCAATGAGGGCGGAGGAGGATCGGGATGCAGGCTTTATGCTTGGAAAAATGCAGTTATATGACGGAACGAGCCCGCAATGGATGAGTGAGGGAGAAGAACGGTTTCTGGAACGGCTCAAGATGGATCGTGAAGACAGCCATCTATGGAATAAGCTGGGGAATTTGTATTACAAGGGCGGGAGGCCGGAGGTGGCTGCCGCTGTTTTCGAGCATGCGGTTGATATTGATGCTTCGCAGGTGGAATCCCATTATTCTCTGGCCGATTTGCTGTTTCAGATCGGAGAACTGGAGCTTGCTGCGAAGCATTTTCGGCAGGCTCTGGTGCATGCTCGCGTATACACCAGGCTGAATGCTTTGAAGTTGCGCGTTTTTTTGGCGGACAGCCTATGCAAACTGCTGGATATTCATCATGAAACGAAAGAAAAAGTTCCTTTTTTGCCCACGGAGGAGGAACTTGCTGTTATGAAGCAGTTGGATGAAACGGCTGCCGCCAAATCGCATGAATTGCATCTATATGAATTTGACTTGCGATCAGGGGATCGGGAGTCGTTCCTGCCGGTGGCGGAGATGTATATGGGGAAATTAGCGGATGACATCCCTGAACATGAACGTAAGCTGCGCAAGCATCAATCTATGCAACAGTTGAATGAAGGAAAGGAGACAGCGGTGTTGAAAGATAAAAGCGGTTATCCGGATAAAGGATGGGGGTCCGAGCGGCAACCCGTCATTGTCAAAGTGAGGACGGAAGAGCGTGCGGCGCAAGTCGCGCGGGTATGCGATCATTTTAACTGGCACTACATTATGGGCATGGAGCTCACGGAGGATTTAAGCGATTTGAAGAAGGCAATCAAAGAAAGATTTGCGCCTGCGAATGTATACGATCCTTGTCCGTGCGGCAGCGGAGCGAAATACAAGTTCTGCTGTGCAAAAACGATGAAGAGCTTTGATCTGAACGATTATTTGAAAACATTCGCGAACGAAGCGTCATTATGA